A genome region from Natronobeatus ordinarius includes the following:
- a CDS encoding aldehyde ferredoxin oxidoreductase family protein has product MSELPPVYGGEILHVHLDSGEAERELIDPGRARALLGGNGFAAAQVAEHVPPSADPFDPENVVVFAVGPMNATAFQSTSRGIVGFVSPMTNGFFDSTFGGTFPRAQKTTGFETIVLHGAAEECSYVLVDEDGASVVPAPDLEGMDTYESCEAVREREEDGDDDVHVIAAGPAGENLVRYACLVHKGRDREGVAGRGGAGAVLGSKGVKAVAVREGSFEPTVAREDAFRELTISRMRPLMAETEMLQEYGTAGLVNPINEMGKLGWRNNQYEQTDPELAERISGETLEAEYVTEHTTCANCAVRCGKHVTVESEGITDAKIPEFESLFGTATMQEVHDVKRVMKANDRCDRLGMDTISWGVTVAFARECYEKGLLEADASPHLEFGDAEGLVDLACETAAREGIGDALAEGSFRFAAELDEDAKRYLHGAKGLEFAAHSPRGLKGMSIGYATSTRGGSHHDTRPTRQYGGEYDETTDGTAVFAARSQHFTALGDSLTQCRFVSEGGWGKAITERYRDAIAAATGWELTTDEVEAIGERIYNLERLINVERGVADRESDTLPHRVLHEPIPDGPAEGMHCPPEELESMLEEYYDFRGWGDDGAPTSETLERLGLTAFQ; this is encoded by the coding sequence ATGAGCGAGCTCCCACCAGTCTACGGCGGCGAGATCCTCCACGTTCACCTCGACTCGGGGGAGGCGGAGCGCGAGCTGATTGACCCCGGTCGCGCCAGAGCCTTGCTCGGTGGCAACGGCTTCGCGGCGGCACAGGTTGCCGAACACGTCCCGCCGTCGGCCGACCCGTTCGACCCCGAGAACGTCGTCGTCTTCGCCGTCGGGCCGATGAACGCGACGGCGTTTCAGAGTACGAGTCGCGGAATCGTCGGCTTCGTCAGCCCGATGACGAACGGCTTCTTCGACAGTACCTTCGGCGGGACGTTCCCGCGAGCCCAGAAGACCACCGGCTTCGAGACGATCGTCCTCCACGGCGCGGCCGAGGAGTGCTCGTACGTCCTGGTCGACGAGGACGGCGCGTCGGTCGTTCCCGCGCCCGACCTCGAGGGGATGGACACCTACGAGAGCTGCGAGGCCGTCCGCGAGCGCGAGGAAGACGGCGACGACGACGTCCACGTGATCGCGGCCGGCCCCGCCGGGGAGAACCTGGTTCGCTACGCCTGCCTCGTGCACAAAGGCCGAGACCGCGAGGGCGTCGCCGGCAGGGGCGGTGCCGGCGCCGTCCTCGGCTCGAAGGGCGTCAAGGCGGTCGCGGTGCGGGAGGGCTCGTTCGAGCCGACCGTCGCCCGCGAGGATGCGTTCCGGGAACTGACCATCAGTCGGATGCGGCCGCTGATGGCTGAGACGGAGATGCTCCAGGAGTACGGCACGGCCGGCCTCGTGAACCCGATCAACGAGATGGGGAAACTCGGCTGGCGAAACAACCAGTACGAGCAGACCGACCCCGAGCTCGCCGAGCGGATCAGTGGCGAGACCCTCGAGGCCGAGTACGTCACCGAGCACACGACCTGTGCCAACTGCGCAGTCCGCTGTGGGAAACACGTCACCGTCGAATCCGAGGGCATCACCGACGCGAAGATCCCCGAGTTCGAGAGCCTCTTCGGGACGGCGACGATGCAGGAGGTCCACGACGTCAAGCGGGTGATGAAGGCGAACGACCGCTGTGACCGGCTGGGGATGGACACGATCAGCTGGGGCGTCACCGTCGCCTTCGCGCGCGAGTGTTACGAGAAGGGACTGCTCGAAGCCGACGCCTCGCCTCACCTCGAGTTCGGCGACGCCGAGGGCCTGGTCGACCTCGCTTGCGAGACGGCCGCCCGCGAGGGGATCGGCGACGCCCTCGCCGAGGGCTCGTTCCGCTTCGCCGCGGAGCTCGACGAGGACGCCAAGCGTTACCTCCACGGAGCGAAAGGCCTCGAGTTCGCCGCCCACTCCCCGCGCGGGCTGAAGGGGATGAGCATCGGCTACGCGACGTCGACCCGCGGGGGCTCTCACCACGATACGCGGCCGACGCGCCAGTACGGCGGCGAGTACGACGAGACGACCGACGGCACGGCCGTCTTCGCCGCTCGCTCCCAGCACTTCACCGCCCTCGGCGATTCGCTGACCCAGTGTCGGTTCGTCAGCGAAGGGGGCTGGGGGAAAGCGATCACCGAGCGCTACCGCGACGCCATCGCCGCGGCGACGGGCTGGGAGCTGACGACAGACGAGGTCGAAGCGATCGGCGAGCGGATCTACAACCTGGAACGGCTGATCAACGTCGAGCGCGGCGTCGCCGATCGCGAGTCCGACACCCTCCCCCACCGGGTGCTGCACGAACCGATCCCCGACGGTCCCGCCGAAGGGATGCACTGCCCGCCCGAAGAACTCGAGTCGATGCTCGAGGAGTACTACGACTTCAGAGGCTGGGGCGACGACGGTGCCCCGACGAGCGAGACGCTCGAGCGGCTGGGGCTGACGGCGTTCCAGTAG
- a CDS encoding aspartate aminotransferase family protein produces MTDRSGSGDEGNQLERLDKKHVFGTWSYQKQVQPTQVVGADGNRFETADGTEYLDVSGQLMCSNLGHSADRVADAIADQARETAYIAPGYTTEARARLGEKLAEVTPGSLSKTFFSTSGTEAVEAAIKIARMYTGKQKIVSRYRSYHGATYGSISVTGDPRRLEAEPGIPGTIKAPDPYAYGSTLEPMESLEYIDEMLMLEGDTVAAVLVEPVVGSNGILVPPAEYLPRLKEIAHDHGALLICDEVMSGFGRTGEWFGCDLFDVTPDIMTMAKGLTGAYAPLGGTIVTPEIADHFEEHMFCHGHTYAGHPVACAAGLAAVETYQEENLIEHAAEIGAYLGDRLEELSAAHPSVGEVRGVGLFRGIELTKRSDRREPFGVRSDKLSPETTVVDEVAARAGENGVYLANMINTLIIAPPLTITREDVDEAIDAIDDALEHADAAMEA; encoded by the coding sequence ATGACGGACCGATCCGGTTCGGGCGACGAAGGGAATCAACTCGAGCGGCTGGATAAGAAACACGTGTTCGGGACGTGGTCGTATCAAAAGCAGGTGCAGCCGACGCAGGTGGTCGGCGCCGACGGGAACCGGTTCGAGACGGCGGACGGAACCGAGTACCTCGACGTTTCGGGACAGTTGATGTGTTCGAACCTGGGCCACTCGGCGGACCGGGTCGCCGACGCCATCGCCGACCAGGCTCGTGAGACCGCCTACATCGCGCCGGGCTACACGACCGAGGCGCGGGCGCGACTCGGCGAGAAACTCGCCGAAGTCACCCCCGGATCGCTCTCGAAGACGTTCTTCTCGACCAGCGGCACCGAGGCCGTCGAGGCCGCGATCAAGATCGCCCGCATGTACACGGGCAAACAGAAGATCGTCTCCCGGTACCGCTCCTACCACGGCGCGACCTACGGCTCGATCAGCGTCACCGGCGATCCACGCCGACTCGAAGCGGAGCCGGGCATTCCGGGGACGATCAAGGCACCGGACCCCTACGCCTACGGCTCGACGCTCGAGCCGATGGAGAGCCTCGAGTACATAGACGAGATGCTGATGCTCGAGGGCGACACCGTCGCCGCGGTGCTGGTCGAGCCGGTCGTCGGTTCGAACGGAATTCTCGTGCCACCAGCGGAGTATCTTCCGCGGCTGAAAGAGATCGCCCACGATCACGGGGCGTTGCTCATCTGCGACGAGGTGATGAGCGGCTTCGGCCGAACCGGCGAGTGGTTCGGCTGTGACCTGTTCGACGTCACGCCGGACATCATGACGATGGCCAAGGGGTTGACGGGCGCGTACGCCCCGCTCGGAGGGACGATCGTCACCCCGGAGATCGCCGACCACTTCGAGGAACACATGTTCTGTCACGGCCACACCTACGCCGGCCATCCGGTGGCCTGCGCGGCGGGGCTGGCCGCCGTCGAAACCTACCAGGAAGAGAACCTGATCGAGCACGCGGCCGAAATCGGTGCGTATCTCGGCGACCGACTCGAGGAACTTTCGGCCGCCCACCCGAGCGTCGGCGAGGTCCGCGGCGTCGGGCTGTTCAGGGGAATCGAGCTGACGAAACGCAGCGACCGTCGCGAACCCTTCGGCGTGCGCTCGGACAAGCTCTCCCCGGAGACCACGGTCGTCGACGAGGTGGCCGCTCGCGCCGGCGAAAACGGCGTCTACCTCGCGAACATGATCAACACGTTGATCATCGCGCCGCCGTTGACGATCACCCGCGAGGACGTCGACGAGGCGATCGACGCGATCGACGACGCCCTCGAGCACGCCGACGCGGCGATGGAGGCGTGA
- a CDS encoding dihydroorotase — translation MVDTVIHGGAVVTPTETVEADVAIDGERIAAVGDPDSMPDADRVVDATGKLVLPGVVDPHVHIDDMFSIDTYETATRAAALGGTTTYIDFAWQAWIGDLSPWDEEGTLLEGIERKREKGAGAVVDYGLHGAITRADEAVLEELEAVVEAGVPSIKLFTAYEIGLENGFMDRVFNRLADLDAFAVLHTEEGTICDERTERFQREGKGDPEWYPRSRPDYAEAIAAEAAARMAMEAGCRYYGIHTSCRKSAEVLARYREQYGEERLRAETCTHYTTLDDSIFEELGHLPMIAPPIRKPDDVEAMFEHLKRGTLDVVSTDHCGYTEESKQVTNWWDSKFGANALQTNLPVFHDEAVNRRGFSYPFLVRVLCRNPARIFGLQDKGTLDPGTDADVVVFDPTETYTITAEENASAADFSIYEGREVTGRVKQTFVRGELVADDGEIVAEEGHGQFLERESTDWDC, via the coding sequence ATGGTTGACACTGTTATACACGGCGGGGCCGTCGTGACGCCGACGGAGACCGTCGAGGCCGACGTCGCCATCGACGGCGAACGGATCGCTGCGGTCGGCGACCCTGACTCGATGCCCGACGCCGACCGCGTCGTCGACGCCACTGGAAAACTCGTGCTGCCCGGCGTCGTGGACCCACACGTCCACATCGACGACATGTTCTCGATCGACACCTACGAGACGGCCACCAGGGCGGCGGCGCTCGGGGGAACGACGACGTACATCGATTTCGCCTGGCAGGCCTGGATCGGCGACCTCAGCCCGTGGGACGAAGAGGGGACGCTGCTCGAGGGAATCGAGCGAAAACGGGAGAAAGGAGCCGGCGCGGTCGTCGACTACGGCCTCCATGGTGCAATCACGCGCGCGGACGAGGCGGTGCTCGAGGAACTCGAGGCCGTCGTCGAGGCTGGGGTGCCGTCGATCAAGCTGTTCACCGCCTACGAGATCGGCCTCGAGAACGGGTTCATGGATCGGGTGTTCAACCGGTTAGCCGACCTGGACGCGTTCGCCGTGCTCCACACCGAAGAGGGAACGATCTGTGACGAACGGACCGAACGCTTCCAGCGCGAGGGCAAGGGCGATCCGGAGTGGTACCCCCGGTCGCGGCCGGATTACGCCGAGGCGATCGCGGCCGAGGCGGCGGCGCGGATGGCGATGGAGGCGGGCTGTCGGTACTACGGCATCCACACCTCCTGTCGGAAGTCGGCGGAGGTGCTCGCCCGGTATCGCGAACAGTACGGCGAAGAGCGGCTGCGCGCTGAAACGTGCACCCACTACACGACGCTCGACGATTCGATCTTCGAAGAACTCGGCCACCTCCCGATGATCGCGCCGCCGATCCGGAAACCGGACGACGTCGAGGCCATGTTCGAACACCTGAAACGGGGAACGCTCGACGTCGTCTCGACGGACCACTGTGGCTACACCGAAGAGAGCAAACAGGTCACGAACTGGTGGGACAGCAAGTTCGGCGCGAACGCACTCCAGACGAACCTCCCGGTGTTCCACGACGAGGCGGTCAACCGGCGGGGCTTCTCCTATCCGTTCCTCGTCCGGGTCCTCTGTCGCAACCCGGCCCGGATCTTCGGGCTGCAGGACAAGGGAACGCTCGACCCCGGCACGGACGCCGACGTCGTCGTCTTCGATCCGACCGAGACGTACACCATCACGGCCGAGGAGAACGCCTCTGCTGCTGACTTCTCGATCTACGAGGGTCGGGAGGTAACTGGCCGGGTGAAACAGACGTTCGTCCGCGGCGAACTCGTCGCCGACGACGGCGAGATCGTCGCCGAGGAGGGACACGGCCAGTTCCTCGAGCGCGAATCGACCGACTGGGACTGCTGA
- a CDS encoding Zn-dependent hydrolase codes for MSLTLERDRFVETMTEQAEIGATDGGGLHRLALSEEDREIRDWFRDQLEALEIPVRVDEFGNMFGRREGTNPDAAPVLVGSHLDSQPFGGIYDGALGVIAPLELLRTLEEEGIETDHPIEIVNWTNEEGSRFQPAMQGSGVWVGAHDLETEYERTDADGVRLVDELERIGYRGDLPAEPQEEYEAYLELHVEQGPYLELNETDVGVVTGVVGFFWGAITFYGEADHSGPTPMHFRNDALVAAADVITQVRRIPGTLGERTVGTVGYVDVEPNSINIIPDEVTITFGFRDPDDEIVEEAKARVLAEAAAAAEREGVDWEWEERHRSASVDFSDACIDAVQSSADDLELDSMRLYSGAGHDAVHMTDVCDTSMVFTVSEDGKSHNEDEYTSWEDCYSGANTLANAVCRLAGAEFDP; via the coding sequence ATGTCACTGACTCTCGAGCGCGACCGCTTCGTCGAGACGATGACCGAACAGGCCGAGATCGGCGCGACCGACGGCGGCGGGCTCCACCGACTCGCGCTCTCTGAGGAGGACAGAGAGATTCGCGACTGGTTTCGCGACCAGCTCGAGGCGCTCGAGATTCCGGTTCGCGTCGACGAGTTCGGGAATATGTTCGGTCGGCGTGAAGGAACGAACCCGGACGCCGCGCCGGTGCTGGTCGGCTCACACCTCGACTCCCAGCCCTTCGGCGGCATCTACGACGGCGCGCTGGGCGTGATCGCGCCGCTCGAGCTCCTCCGGACACTCGAGGAAGAGGGCATCGAGACCGACCACCCGATCGAGATCGTCAACTGGACCAACGAGGAGGGCTCGCGCTTCCAGCCGGCGATGCAAGGCAGTGGCGTCTGGGTCGGCGCACACGACCTCGAGACCGAGTACGAGCGGACCGACGCCGACGGTGTCCGGCTGGTCGACGAACTCGAGCGCATCGGCTACCGGGGCGACCTCCCCGCCGAACCACAGGAGGAATACGAGGCCTACCTCGAGCTCCACGTCGAGCAGGGACCGTACCTCGAGTTGAACGAGACGGACGTCGGCGTCGTCACGGGCGTCGTGGGCTTTTTCTGGGGGGCGATCACCTTCTACGGCGAGGCCGATCACTCCGGGCCGACGCCGATGCACTTCCGAAACGACGCGCTCGTCGCCGCCGCCGACGTGATCACCCAGGTGCGCCGGATTCCGGGCACGCTCGGCGAGCGCACGGTCGGCACGGTCGGCTACGTGGACGTCGAGCCGAACTCGATCAACATCATCCCCGACGAGGTGACGATCACGTTCGGCTTCCGGGACCCGGACGACGAGATCGTCGAGGAGGCGAAAGCACGGGTTCTCGCCGAAGCGGCGGCCGCCGCCGAGCGCGAAGGCGTCGACTGGGAGTGGGAAGAGCGCCACCGGTCGGCCAGCGTCGACTTTTCGGACGCGTGTATCGACGCCGTCCAGAGCTCCGCCGACGACCTCGAACTCGACAGCATGCGCCTTTACAGCGGAGCCGGCCACGACGCCGTCCACATGACCGACGTGTGTGACACGAGCATGGTATTCACGGTCAGCGAGGACGGGAAGAGCCACAACGAGGACGAGTACACCAGCTGGGAGGACTGTTACAGCGGGGCGAACACCCTCGCGAACGCGGTTTGCCGGCTCGCCGGCGCAGAGTTCGACCCGTAG
- a CDS encoding VOC family protein: MDVIHTAIWVSDLEETAAFYEDVLGLEFQSEFTGDDGVVNYYVGTEDGADLQFKYDPDGKSAGPPAGIDHVALAVDDVDAEFDRVLEATDPPVVLEPTTVEAANARVAFLEDPAGYVVELVEYQ, translated from the coding sequence ATGGACGTTATTCACACCGCCATCTGGGTATCGGACCTCGAGGAGACGGCTGCCTTTTACGAGGACGTGCTGGGACTCGAGTTCCAGTCTGAGTTCACCGGCGACGACGGCGTCGTCAACTACTACGTCGGCACCGAGGACGGGGCCGACCTCCAGTTCAAGTACGATCCGGACGGCAAGTCGGCCGGCCCGCCCGCCGGCATCGACCACGTCGCACTCGCGGTCGACGACGTCGACGCCGAGTTCGACCGGGTGCTCGAGGCCACGGACCCGCCGGTCGTTCTCGAGCCGACGACAGTCGAGGCGGCGAACGCCCGGGTGGCGTTCCTCGAAGACCCCGCGGGGTACGTGGTCGAACTCGTCGAGTATCAGTGA
- a CDS encoding uracil-xanthine permease family protein, whose translation MTDKRDTTDSLETDGGTPSREEASFVEYGIDDKPPLGESIFLGVQHYLTMIGATVAIPLILAGIMEMPPAETARLVGTFFVVSGIATLLQTTAGNRYPIVQGGTFALLAPAIAVIVAMGASWEATILELQGAIIAAAAIQVVIGYVGLLGKLKYYLSPVVIAPVIVLIGLSLVGVGDVTRPDQNWWLLGLTLFLIILFSQYLDQYNRYARLFPVLLGLASAWLIAAALTFAGVYTQESHEGLGYIDTSLMTEAPLIQPITPFQWGIPEFTLAFAVGMFAGVVASMIESLGDYYAVARISGLGAPSEKRINHGIGMEGIGNIIAGIMGTGNGSTSYGENIGAIGITGVASRYVVQIGAIVMLIVGFFGPFGALITSIPGPIVGALYIAMFGQIAAIGLSNLKYVDLDASRNVFIIGIALFLGLAMPIYMDNVGGAAQFQDIAEGAALIGPVLGIELVSDTIFVIGSTTMAVGGIVAFVLDNTIRGTREERGLAQWEHITEDEDEFQTFFERMGSGGDKPAAGRAD comes from the coding sequence ATGACTGATAAACGCGATACCACGGATTCACTCGAGACCGACGGGGGAACGCCTTCCCGGGAGGAGGCCTCTTTCGTCGAGTACGGCATCGACGACAAACCACCACTCGGCGAGTCGATCTTCCTCGGAGTACAGCACTACCTGACGATGATCGGCGCGACCGTCGCGATTCCGCTGATTCTGGCGGGAATCATGGAGATGCCTCCCGCCGAAACCGCACGGCTCGTCGGGACGTTCTTCGTCGTCTCCGGGATCGCTACGCTCTTACAGACGACGGCCGGGAACCGGTATCCGATCGTCCAGGGTGGGACGTTCGCCCTGCTCGCGCCGGCGATCGCCGTCATCGTCGCGATGGGTGCATCCTGGGAGGCGACGATCCTCGAACTTCAGGGGGCGATCATCGCGGCTGCGGCCATACAGGTCGTAATCGGCTACGTCGGCCTGCTGGGGAAGCTGAAGTACTACCTCTCGCCGGTCGTCATCGCGCCGGTGATCGTCCTCATCGGCCTGTCGCTGGTCGGCGTCGGCGACGTCACCCGTCCGGACCAGAACTGGTGGCTCCTCGGGCTGACGCTCTTTCTCATCATCCTGTTCTCGCAGTACCTCGACCAGTACAACCGGTACGCCAGGCTGTTTCCGGTTCTGCTCGGGCTCGCCAGCGCGTGGCTCATCGCTGCAGCGCTGACGTTCGCTGGCGTGTACACCCAGGAATCGCACGAAGGTCTCGGCTACATCGACACGTCGCTCATGACCGAGGCACCGCTGATCCAGCCGATCACGCCGTTCCAGTGGGGCATCCCCGAGTTCACGCTCGCGTTCGCCGTGGGGATGTTCGCCGGCGTCGTCGCCTCGATGATCGAGAGTCTCGGTGACTACTACGCCGTCGCTCGCATCTCCGGGCTCGGTGCGCCGAGCGAGAAACGCATCAACCACGGTATCGGCATGGAGGGTATCGGGAACATCATCGCCGGCATCATGGGTACCGGCAACGGGTCGACGTCCTACGGTGAGAACATCGGTGCGATCGGGATCACCGGCGTCGCCTCCCGATACGTGGTACAGATCGGCGCGATCGTCATGCTCATCGTCGGCTTCTTCGGCCCGTTCGGTGCGCTGATCACGTCGATCCCGGGACCGATCGTCGGTGCGCTGTACATCGCCATGTTCGGCCAGATCGCGGCGATCGGCCTCTCGAACCTCAAGTACGTCGACCTCGACGCCTCCCGTAACGTCTTCATCATCGGGATCGCGCTCTTCCTCGGCCTGGCGATGCCGATCTACATGGACAACGTCGGCGGTGCAGCCCAGTTCCAGGACATCGCCGAAGGCGCGGCGCTCATCGGTCCGGTCCTCGGTATCGAACTCGTCTCTGACACCATCTTCGTCATCGGTTCGACGACGATGGCCGTCGGTGGGATCGTCGCGTTCGTCCTCGACAACACCATCCGCGGGACCCGCGAAGAACGCGGTCTCGCCCAGTGGGAGCACATCACCGAGGACGAAGACGAGTTCCAGACGTTCTTCGAGCGGATGGGCTCCGGCGGTGACAAACCCGCAGCCGGCCGCGCCGACTGA